A single window of Deltaproteobacteria bacterium DNA harbors:
- a CDS encoding helix-turn-helix transcriptional regulator encodes ELAHELGVSFATINRWENGKTTPFKLARAQFDAFCKKMTEQGKLHLGDSSGK; translated from the coding sequence GAGCTGGCCCATGAACTGGGGGTGAGCTTTGCCACCATCAACCGCTGGGAAAATGGCAAGACCACGCCGTTCAAGCTGGCCCGGGCGCAGTTTGACGCCTTTTGCAAGAAGATGACGGAACAGGGAAAATTGCACTTGGGGGATAGCAGTGGG